Within Methanofastidiosum sp., the genomic segment TCGGGGAAAATGCATAACCAACAACAGATGCAAACGCATAAGGGATTCTATCATAGTGGATAAAGATAATGGCTAAAGCGGCTATGATATATAATACGCTCATGAAAGGCACAAGATATGATGTGACTTCACCTATTCTTTTGATGCCCCCAAAGATAACAAGAGCAGTAAGGATTACTAAAACCATCCCAAGGATTGCCGAGGCTTTGAATACCTCACCAAAGATGGGTATCGAGATTACGCTACCTTTACCGATATTAGAGATTATGGCTAAAATAACAGAGTTTGCCTGTGCCATGCTACCTATACCAAAAGATGCTATGACTCCAAAAACAGCAAATAGAATTGCCAATGCTTTTGCATCAATATTATACCTTTCTTTGAATCCTTTCTGAATATAGTACATAGGTCCACCGGAAAATTCGCCATCTGGATTTTTCTCCCTGTACTTTACACCTAATACAACTTCAGAGAATTTAGTGGCCATACCCACAATAGAGGTTATCCACATCCAGAAAAGCGCCCCTGGTCCACCCATGACGATAGCTGTGGCAACACCTGCAATGTTACCCGTTCCAACTGTCGCTGAAAGGGCTGTTGTCAGTGCTTGAAAGGATGGGATATCCCCTTGGATGTCCTCTTTCTTGAATGCACTTTCCAGTAGATTCTTCATAGATAATAAAAGCCGTCTAAACTGTATGCCCCTCAAAATAACAGTTAGGTAGATACCAGTTCCGACCAATAATACCAACATCATGGGGCCCCAGATTATAGAATCTAAAGTCCCAACTAAATTTGAAATAATTTCTAAAAAGCCCATATCTATCAAGAAAAACATAATACAATTAATTTAAAAAATTATCCAAAAGTAGTGGGCCCACTGAGATTCGAACTCAGGACCTCCGCCGTGTAAAGGCGACGTCATGACCAACTAGACCATGGGCCCGCAAGTTATCGTATTAAATTTAATATATAAATGTTATGATTTTTTTCCTGTCATTGATTCAATGTCCATCCGGATTATGCAGATTTTTTCTAGTTGGTCTTGAGAGTAATCAAAAATACCGTTAGAATAATGAGCCATGATAATGTCTAAAGCTTGTTTTTTTTCATTTAAATCGGAAATAAAACAGGCCCTGCCGAATCCAACAACACTTTTGTACGACATAGAAAAGTCGCATGCTTTATCGGATTTAATGAGCTTATGGTCACAATCAACTTCAAAGGAGACATTATTGTTATTTTTCAAAATATCAATTTTCATCCCTTTTTTTGAGGTGTGGATGTAAATGCATTTTTCTTTATAACCGAAGTTTAATGGAACGACATAAGGCCTGTTATTTTCGCATACTGCAACTCTTATTACTTTTGCATTATTGATTATTTTCTCAATTTCATTGATGTCAGTTATTTCTCTGTCGTTTCTATTCATGATCTAATATTATTTTTTTTATATTTATCATTTTCCTATGTTATACTAGTCTAAAAAAATTAGTAAAACTTAAAAAGGTTAAGTACTAGAAGTAGAATTATGCCGTTTAGAAATTTGAAGGACATTGAGGAAAAAGTAATTTACCCAGGATACAAGGCCAAATTTATACACTCCGAAAACATGACACTTGCCCACTGGACAATTGAAGAAGGATCTTCTTTTCCAGAACATTTTCATGAAAATGAGCAGGTATTGAGTGTAATTGAAGGAAAGCTTGAATTACGAGTCGGCGAAAAAACTAAAATATTGAAATCAGGAGAAGCGGCCATTATTCCCCCGTACATTGCACACTCTGGAAAGGCGATAAAGAAGACAAATGCAATAGATGTCTTCTATCCGCTCAGACGAGACTACTTTGATTAGTATTTCCAATGAATTGTAGAATATTAATATATTTGAATATCTCTAACTAGGAACGCTTATATACTGGGTCCAAGAGTGAACCACTGTGATTTCAGTTGCAATACTCTTGGTAGTATTTTCATTAATTGCCGTAAGACAAGTAGGAAAGATCAAATTAGACATATGGCAAGTGATGACATTTGGAGCTTTAGCGTGTCTCCTTACGGGCCAGATATCGCCAACTAACGCTTTAATGTCGATTAATCTAGATGTAATCCTTTTCTTATTTGGGATGTTTGTAGTAGGTGTTGGTCTTGAAGAAAGCGGATATTTGTCCCATATGTCATATAAGGTTTTTAAGAGAGCCAAAACACCGGATGAGCTAATAATCCTTATACTTTTCGTCATAGGTGTTGCATCTGCATTTTTGATGAATGATAC encodes:
- a CDS encoding amino acid carrier protein, whose protein sequence is MFFLIDMGFLEIISNLVGTLDSIIWGPMMLVLLVGTGIYLTVILRGIQFRRLLLSMKNLLESAFKKEDIQGDIPSFQALTTALSATVGTGNIAGVATAIVMGGPGALFWMWITSIVGMATKFSEVVLGVKYREKNPDGEFSGGPMYYIQKGFKERYNIDAKALAILFAVFGVIASFGIGSMAQANSVILAIISNIGKGSVISIPIFGEVFKASAILGMVLVILTALVIFGGIKRIGEVTSYLVPFMSVLYIIAALAIIFIHYDRIPYAFASVVGYAFSPTAFTGGVAGFAVSRAIRFGIARGVFSNEAGLGSAPIAHAAAKTPHPVRQGTLAIVEVFIDTIILCSMTGFVILESNLDIWGGNLTSSALTSAAFAQTLGIFGTAVIVLCSILFGYKTILGWTYYG
- a CDS encoding cupin domain-containing protein, whose product is MPFRNLKDIEEKVIYPGYKAKFIHSENMTLAHWTIEEGSSFPEHFHENEQVLSVIEGKLELRVGEKTKILKSGEAAIIPPYIAHSGKAIKKTNAIDVFYPLRRDYFD
- a CDS encoding pyridoxamine 5'-phosphate oxidase family protein: MNRNDREITDINEIEKIINNAKVIRVAVCENNRPYVVPLNFGYKEKCIYIHTSKKGMKIDILKNNNNVSFEVDCDHKLIKSDKACDFSMSYKSVVGFGRACFISDLNEKKQALDIIMAHYSNGIFDYSQDQLEKICIIRMDIESMTGKKS